From one Amphiura filiformis chromosome 13, Afil_fr2py, whole genome shotgun sequence genomic stretch:
- the LOC140168781 gene encoding DNA polymerase delta subunit 4-like: MSKKQPLITESFPQQKLPATRSSKRLENKAYNNGDVNNVAADQHQTAFNAVSNSAPRSNADILREAELNILRKFDVRMDYGPCTGITRMERWERADRNGLNPPDKIKQIILKHENDTEYTNNLWHDYPL, translated from the exons ATGTCGAAAAAACAGCCTCTGATTACTGAATCGTTTCCACAGCAAAAACTTCCAGcaacaagatcttcaaaaagaCTAGAGAATAAAGCCTACAACAATGGCGATGTAAACAATGTAGCAGCCGACCAGCATCAAACTGCATTTA ATGCTGTCAGCAATAGTGCACCGAGAAGTAATGCAGATATTTTGAGGGAAGCAGAACTGAACATTCTCAGGAAATTTGATGTCAGAATGGATTATGGACCATGTACTG GTATTACACGAATGGAGAGATGGGAGAGAGCAGATAGGAATGGATTAAATCCACCTGATAAAATCAAACAGATCATCTTGAAACATGAAAATGACACAGAGTATACAAACAA CTTATGGCATGACTATCCACTATGA